In Gopherus flavomarginatus isolate rGopFla2 chromosome 1, rGopFla2.mat.asm, whole genome shotgun sequence, a single genomic region encodes these proteins:
- the CREB3L2 gene encoding cyclic AMP-responsive element-binding protein 3-like protein 2 isoform X1, whose protein sequence is MEVLENGEQSLLHWDRKLSELSELVDSDSLLNNTHFTEFLDEFSQDVLGQLLNDPFMSEKNEMMEVELSPASPAPLIQAEHSYSLCGDSRPQSPLTHVSTDDNFNEADLENEEWCLGAELTSATIKTEPVLCEAPGLTPSVSLTITPVPLEGEEPQLQSDAMMKPLSQKVLPEIKLEPHEVDQFLNLSSKEAVDPLHLPPTPPSSHGSDSEGGQSPTRSLPPSSPVQLQATAKVTSRMASALSNSPLLTAPHKLQGTGPLILTEEEKRTLIAEGYPIPTKLPLTKAEEKALKKIRRKIKNKISAQESRRKKKEYMDSLEKKVESCSNENSELRKKVEVLENTNRTLLQQLQRLQAMVAGKVSRSCKAASTQTGTCLMVVVLCFAGIFGSFSQSYGPYPSATKMVLPSQHSTPESYTASIVRSRSLLIYEEPRQLEEQYSSISFVDRSDVWDRRMDASKHTALSLESVPGGQQDKVTHFTIANETRLEKSVVLGLQPHRVSSELEVNETLKIIEIDRRVNATS, encoded by the exons CACTTCACGGAGTTCCTGGATGAATTTTCGCAGGATGTCCTAGGCCAGCTCTTGAATGACCCCTTCATGTCTGAGAAAAATGAGATGATGGAAGTGGAACTGTCCCCAGCATCCCCAGCTCCCCTCATCCAGGCAGAACACAGCTACTCCCTGTGCGGCGACTCTCGCCCCCAGTCCCCGCTGACCCACGTTTCAACTGATGACAACTTCAATGAAG CTGACCTGGAGAATGAGGAATGGTGTCTGGGTGCAGAATTGACTTCAGCAACAATAAAAACTGAACCTGTGCTGTGTGAGGCGCCAGGCCTTACCCCCTCTGTCAGTCTCACCATCACACCTGTACCCCTGGAAGGCGAAGAACCCCAGCTGCAATCTGATGCCATG ATGAAACCGTTGAGCCAGAAGGTTCTTCCAGAGATTAAATTGGAGCCACATGAAGTAGATCAGTTTCTGAACCTGTCTTCTAAGGAAG CAGTGGATCCACTACACCTGcctccaacccctcccagcaGCCATGGCAGTGACTCTGAGGGAGGGCAAAGCCCAACCAGGTCCCTCCCGCCTTCAAGCCCGGTCCAACTACAAGCCACAGCTAAAGTGACATCGCGCATGGCTTCAGCACTCTCCAATTCGCCTCTCCTGACAGCACCACAT AAGCTGCAGGGGACTGGTCCATTGATCTtgacggaggaagagaagaggaCGTTGATAGCTGAGGGGTACCCTATTCCTACGAAACTGCCCCTgacaaaggcagaggaaaaagCACTGAAGAAAATCCGCAGGAAAATAAAGAACAAG ATCTCTGCCCAGGAAAGtaggagaaagaagaaagaatacATGGACAGCCTTGAAAAGAA GGTTGAGTCCTGTTCAAATGAAAATAGTGAGCTGCGTAAGAAAGTGGAAGTCCTGGAGAACACTAACAG AACTCTTCTGCAGCAGTTACAGAGACTCCAAGCCATGGTTGCTGGCAAAGTGTCCCGTTCCTGTAAAGCAGCCAGCACGCAGACAGGGACCTGTCTCATG GTGGTGGTGCTGTGCTTCGCAGGCATTTTTGGCAGCTTCTCTCAGAGTTACGGGCCCTATCCTTCTGCCACAAAGATGGTGCTGCCCAGCCAGCATTCCACACCAGAGTCATACACTGCCTCCATTG TACGGTCAAGAAGTCTGCTAATTTACGAAGAGCCCCGCCAACTGGAGGAGCAGTACAGTTCAATCTCCTTTGTAGATCGCAGTGATGTCTGGGATAGGCGCATGGATGCCTCCAAACACACAGCACTATCTCTGGAATCTGTGCCGGGGGGACAGCAGGACAAAGTCACACATTTCACAATAGCCAATGAAACAAGGCTAGAGAAATCAGtggtgctggggctgcagccgcACAG GGTCAGCTCAGAGCTGGAAGTGAATGAAACGctgaaaataattgaaattgataGACGAGTCAATGCCACTTCTTAA
- the CREB3L2 gene encoding cyclic AMP-responsive element-binding protein 3-like protein 2 isoform X2 → MEVLENGEQSLLHWDRKLSELSELVDSDSLLNNTHFTEFLDEFSQDVLGQLLNDPFMSEKNEMMEVELSPASPAPLIQAEHSYSLCGDSRPQSPLTHVSTDDNFNEADLENEEWCLGAELTSATIKTEPVLCEAPGLTPSVSLTITPVPLEGEEPQLQSDAMMKPLSQKVLPEIKLEPHEVDQFLNLSSKEVDPLHLPPTPPSSHGSDSEGGQSPTRSLPPSSPVQLQATAKVTSRMASALSNSPLLTAPHKLQGTGPLILTEEEKRTLIAEGYPIPTKLPLTKAEEKALKKIRRKIKNKISAQESRRKKKEYMDSLEKKVESCSNENSELRKKVEVLENTNRTLLQQLQRLQAMVAGKVSRSCKAASTQTGTCLMVVVLCFAGIFGSFSQSYGPYPSATKMVLPSQHSTPESYTASIVRSRSLLIYEEPRQLEEQYSSISFVDRSDVWDRRMDASKHTALSLESVPGGQQDKVTHFTIANETRLEKSVVLGLQPHRVSSELEVNETLKIIEIDRRVNATS, encoded by the exons CACTTCACGGAGTTCCTGGATGAATTTTCGCAGGATGTCCTAGGCCAGCTCTTGAATGACCCCTTCATGTCTGAGAAAAATGAGATGATGGAAGTGGAACTGTCCCCAGCATCCCCAGCTCCCCTCATCCAGGCAGAACACAGCTACTCCCTGTGCGGCGACTCTCGCCCCCAGTCCCCGCTGACCCACGTTTCAACTGATGACAACTTCAATGAAG CTGACCTGGAGAATGAGGAATGGTGTCTGGGTGCAGAATTGACTTCAGCAACAATAAAAACTGAACCTGTGCTGTGTGAGGCGCCAGGCCTTACCCCCTCTGTCAGTCTCACCATCACACCTGTACCCCTGGAAGGCGAAGAACCCCAGCTGCAATCTGATGCCATG ATGAAACCGTTGAGCCAGAAGGTTCTTCCAGAGATTAAATTGGAGCCACATGAAGTAGATCAGTTTCTGAACCTGTCTTCTAAGGAAG TGGATCCACTACACCTGcctccaacccctcccagcaGCCATGGCAGTGACTCTGAGGGAGGGCAAAGCCCAACCAGGTCCCTCCCGCCTTCAAGCCCGGTCCAACTACAAGCCACAGCTAAAGTGACATCGCGCATGGCTTCAGCACTCTCCAATTCGCCTCTCCTGACAGCACCACAT AAGCTGCAGGGGACTGGTCCATTGATCTtgacggaggaagagaagaggaCGTTGATAGCTGAGGGGTACCCTATTCCTACGAAACTGCCCCTgacaaaggcagaggaaaaagCACTGAAGAAAATCCGCAGGAAAATAAAGAACAAG ATCTCTGCCCAGGAAAGtaggagaaagaagaaagaatacATGGACAGCCTTGAAAAGAA GGTTGAGTCCTGTTCAAATGAAAATAGTGAGCTGCGTAAGAAAGTGGAAGTCCTGGAGAACACTAACAG AACTCTTCTGCAGCAGTTACAGAGACTCCAAGCCATGGTTGCTGGCAAAGTGTCCCGTTCCTGTAAAGCAGCCAGCACGCAGACAGGGACCTGTCTCATG GTGGTGGTGCTGTGCTTCGCAGGCATTTTTGGCAGCTTCTCTCAGAGTTACGGGCCCTATCCTTCTGCCACAAAGATGGTGCTGCCCAGCCAGCATTCCACACCAGAGTCATACACTGCCTCCATTG TACGGTCAAGAAGTCTGCTAATTTACGAAGAGCCCCGCCAACTGGAGGAGCAGTACAGTTCAATCTCCTTTGTAGATCGCAGTGATGTCTGGGATAGGCGCATGGATGCCTCCAAACACACAGCACTATCTCTGGAATCTGTGCCGGGGGGACAGCAGGACAAAGTCACACATTTCACAATAGCCAATGAAACAAGGCTAGAGAAATCAGtggtgctggggctgcagccgcACAG GGTCAGCTCAGAGCTGGAAGTGAATGAAACGctgaaaataattgaaattgataGACGAGTCAATGCCACTTCTTAA
- the CREB3L2 gene encoding cyclic AMP-responsive element-binding protein 3-like protein 2 isoform X3, whose product MSEKNEMMEVELSPASPAPLIQAEHSYSLCGDSRPQSPLTHVSTDDNFNEADLENEEWCLGAELTSATIKTEPVLCEAPGLTPSVSLTITPVPLEGEEPQLQSDAMMKPLSQKVLPEIKLEPHEVDQFLNLSSKEAVDPLHLPPTPPSSHGSDSEGGQSPTRSLPPSSPVQLQATAKVTSRMASALSNSPLLTAPHKLQGTGPLILTEEEKRTLIAEGYPIPTKLPLTKAEEKALKKIRRKIKNKISAQESRRKKKEYMDSLEKKVESCSNENSELRKKVEVLENTNRTLLQQLQRLQAMVAGKVSRSCKAASTQTGTCLMVVVLCFAGIFGSFSQSYGPYPSATKMVLPSQHSTPESYTASIVRSRSLLIYEEPRQLEEQYSSISFVDRSDVWDRRMDASKHTALSLESVPGGQQDKVTHFTIANETRLEKSVVLGLQPHRVSSELEVNETLKIIEIDRRVNATS is encoded by the exons ATGTCTGAGAAAAATGAGATGATGGAAGTGGAACTGTCCCCAGCATCCCCAGCTCCCCTCATCCAGGCAGAACACAGCTACTCCCTGTGCGGCGACTCTCGCCCCCAGTCCCCGCTGACCCACGTTTCAACTGATGACAACTTCAATGAAG CTGACCTGGAGAATGAGGAATGGTGTCTGGGTGCAGAATTGACTTCAGCAACAATAAAAACTGAACCTGTGCTGTGTGAGGCGCCAGGCCTTACCCCCTCTGTCAGTCTCACCATCACACCTGTACCCCTGGAAGGCGAAGAACCCCAGCTGCAATCTGATGCCATG ATGAAACCGTTGAGCCAGAAGGTTCTTCCAGAGATTAAATTGGAGCCACATGAAGTAGATCAGTTTCTGAACCTGTCTTCTAAGGAAG CAGTGGATCCACTACACCTGcctccaacccctcccagcaGCCATGGCAGTGACTCTGAGGGAGGGCAAAGCCCAACCAGGTCCCTCCCGCCTTCAAGCCCGGTCCAACTACAAGCCACAGCTAAAGTGACATCGCGCATGGCTTCAGCACTCTCCAATTCGCCTCTCCTGACAGCACCACAT AAGCTGCAGGGGACTGGTCCATTGATCTtgacggaggaagagaagaggaCGTTGATAGCTGAGGGGTACCCTATTCCTACGAAACTGCCCCTgacaaaggcagaggaaaaagCACTGAAGAAAATCCGCAGGAAAATAAAGAACAAG ATCTCTGCCCAGGAAAGtaggagaaagaagaaagaatacATGGACAGCCTTGAAAAGAA GGTTGAGTCCTGTTCAAATGAAAATAGTGAGCTGCGTAAGAAAGTGGAAGTCCTGGAGAACACTAACAG AACTCTTCTGCAGCAGTTACAGAGACTCCAAGCCATGGTTGCTGGCAAAGTGTCCCGTTCCTGTAAAGCAGCCAGCACGCAGACAGGGACCTGTCTCATG GTGGTGGTGCTGTGCTTCGCAGGCATTTTTGGCAGCTTCTCTCAGAGTTACGGGCCCTATCCTTCTGCCACAAAGATGGTGCTGCCCAGCCAGCATTCCACACCAGAGTCATACACTGCCTCCATTG TACGGTCAAGAAGTCTGCTAATTTACGAAGAGCCCCGCCAACTGGAGGAGCAGTACAGTTCAATCTCCTTTGTAGATCGCAGTGATGTCTGGGATAGGCGCATGGATGCCTCCAAACACACAGCACTATCTCTGGAATCTGTGCCGGGGGGACAGCAGGACAAAGTCACACATTTCACAATAGCCAATGAAACAAGGCTAGAGAAATCAGtggtgctggggctgcagccgcACAG GGTCAGCTCAGAGCTGGAAGTGAATGAAACGctgaaaataattgaaattgataGACGAGTCAATGCCACTTCTTAA